The Zingiber officinale cultivar Zhangliang chromosome 9A, Zo_v1.1, whole genome shotgun sequence genome window below encodes:
- the LOC122020283 gene encoding uncharacterized protein LOC122020283: protein MVESMEEVKKIDAQLEDFKYRKKFFGSAVATYGIETKTPAQWWESYGYEHPELQKFAIRVLSLTCSSSGCERNWSAFEMVHTKRRNRLKAKTMNDVVFVMANSKLAKKKELRKVNDYSIDDLASDDDWIVDDSENLDLDASNEDLVPVEEGPSSGAPHDDLELPSYDDDEVEEGGDAMEDAGDEEHMEDDYEFMNL from the exons ATGGTTGAAAGTATGGAAGAAGTAAAGAAGATTGATGCTCAACTGGAAGACTTCAAATATCGAAAGAAATTCTTTGGTAGTGCAGTAGCCACTTATGGAATTGAAACCAAAACTCCAGCACAATGGTGGGAATCATATGGTTATGAACATCCTGAGTTGCAAAAGTTTGCTATTCGTGTTTTGAGCTTGACATGCAGCTCATCTGGCTGTGAGAGGAATTGGAGTGCATTTGAGATG GTCCACACTAAGAGAAGAAATCGTTTGAAGGCAAAAACGATGAATGACGTAGTCTTTGTGATGGCTAATtcaaaattagccaagaagaaggaatTGAGGAAAGTCAATGACTATAGCATTGATGACCTAGCTTCTGATGATGATTGGATTGTGGATGATAGTGAAAATTTAGATTTGGATGCTTCAAATGAAGATTTGGTTCCAGTTGAAGAAGGACCTAGTAGTGGAGCACCTCATGATGATTTGGAGCTGCCTAGttatgatgatgatgaagttgaagaagGTGGAGATGCCATGGAGGATGCTGGAGATGAAGAACACATGGAGGATGATTATGAATTCATGAATTTATGA
- the LOC122020282 gene encoding uncharacterized protein LOC122020282: MSREASVGGSGEASSNSGAATPSVASTTSGTSDSKRLAVNAPGNRSDPGWKHGIAVDENPKKVQCKYCQKVINGGIYRLKHHLAGTQKDVGACKAVSDDVRKEMWKIVSSLQENLIKRAKEIEGRSSDSSPLGQYEDEEVEGAKRQRQEIAKNPADLFKKRDVSSQTTINGIFKKNLREEACQGIVSFFYNNVIPFHVAKSDEFKKMLDLVARHGIGFKPPSYHEIRVKYLKQQVDCTKEVIEQHKAFWKKMGCTIMTDGWTYKRRRTILNFLVNSPMGTIFLKSIDASDISKTADKIFKLMDEIVEEVGEENVVQIVTDNAANYKAAGEMLMGKRKRLYWTPCAAHCIDLMLEDFEKKIPIHKETIARGKKITTYIYSRTALISLLHHFTKEKDLIRPATTRFATSYLTLGCLNDNKGALIRMFTSKEWKSSQFAKTKDGKVIENVVMDKDFWKSIITCLRSAYPLIKVLRLVDSDEKPAMGFIYEEMDRAKEKIQAAFNGIKKSYLPL; this comes from the exons ATGAGTAGAGAAGCTAGTGTTGGTGGGTCTGGTGAAGCAAGCTCCAATAGTGGTGCAGCCACTCCAAGCGTAGCTTCCACAACTAGTGGAACTTCAGATTCCAAAAGATTGGCAGTGAATGCTCCTGGAAATAGATCTGATCCAGGTTGGAAACATGGAATTGCAGTTGATGAAAATCCAAAGAAAGTGCAATGCAAATACTGTCAAAAGGTGATAAATGGAGGGATTTATAGACTCAAGCATCATTTGGCAGGAACACAAAAGGATGTTGGAGCATGCAAGGCTGTTAGTGATGATGTAAGGAAGGAAATGTGGAAAATTGTATCCTCAttgcaagaaaatttaataaagagGGCAAAGGAGATTGAAGGAAGATCAAGTGATTCAAGTCCTCTTGGCCAATATGAAGATGAGGAGGTGGAGGGTGCAAAAAGACAAAGGCAAGAAATTGCAAAGAATCCTGCTGATCTATTCAAGAAAAGGGATGTGAGTAGTCAAACTACCATCAATGGCATTTTCAAGAAGAATTTGAGGGAGGAAGCTTGCCAAGGGATTGTCTCTTTTTTCTACAATAATGTTATACCTTTTCATGTGGCAAAAAGTGATGAATTCAAGAAGATGCTAGACTTGGTTGCAAGACATGGTATTGGCTTTAAGCCTCCATCCTACCATGAGATTAGAGTCAAGTATTTGAAACAACAAGTTGATTGCACCAAAGAAGTTATAGAGCAGCACAAAGCATTTTGGAAGAAAATGGGATGCACAATTATGACTGATGGGTGGACATATAAGAGGAGGAGGACTATATTAAACTTCTTGGTTAATAGTCCTATGGGAACCATTTTTTTGAAGTCAATTGATGCATCTGATATATCTAAAACAGCTGACAAGATTTTCAAGTTGATGGATGAAATTGTTGAAGAAGTTGGTGAAGAGAATGTAGTGCAAATTGTCACAGACAATGCAGCAAACTACAAAGCAGCCGGGGAGATGTTGATGGGGAAGAGAAAGAGGCTATATTGGACGCCTTGTGCAGCTCATTGCATCGATTTAATGTTGgaggattttgaaaaaaagaTACCAATACATAAAGAGACAATTGCACGAGGTAAAAAGATCACAACTTACATCTATTCAAGGACTGCGCTTATTTCTCTATTGCATCATTTTACCAAAGAAAAGGATTTGATTAGACCAGCCACTACCCGTTTTGCCACATCTTACTTGACTTTGGGTTGCTTGAATGACAATAAGGGAGCATTGATTAGAATGTTTACATCCAAAGAATGGAAATCTAGTCAATTTGCAAAGACTAAAGATGGAAAGGTTATTGAAAATGTGGTAATGGATAAGGACTTCTGGAAAAGCATTATTACATGCTTGAGGAGTGCTTATCCTTTGATCAAAGTCCTTCGTTTGGTAGACTCAGATGAGAAGCCTGCCATGGGGTTCATTTATGAGGAAATGGACAGGGCCAAAGAAAAGATACAAGCTGCCTTTAATGGTATTAAGAAAAG TTACTTGCCTCTATGA